A window of the Salvelinus alpinus chromosome 25, SLU_Salpinus.1, whole genome shotgun sequence genome harbors these coding sequences:
- the LOC139553227 gene encoding SAM and SH3 domain-containing protein 1-like isoform X6: MKKIALENRLSMHKSSSEDASEGKWDGKRQKNKSFWQNFRKSQKGVVRQTTRSEDIGFVASDITMSDEERIQLMMMVKEKMISVEEALARLKEFESQSRQNCSTDLTEWPDAPSPTVNESSNCNSCEQSDGEQEESGTFRRLHKLVSSSRRVRRKLLRIDESKKPGSDGETESLTMVGPVPGDAMSSLSLYSGVQRKQSGAFHHDDSLASALRDQLTYDLRDSDSLTTSPSSSSLDTCSSNTHTHSLDTVSSTSQRLSTAFSKTGGSSPACSPGRYPDTGPSGDVRAGGSGSSLSEIEVGGGEDGPRMARSVTDGEIRRVIGPLSYHGRTCSFGGFDLTNRSLHMVTGDQDLTNKDGDASVKGVVKSPQTNHRISLGKKVKSVKETMRKRISKRYHCALSEQLSPDRMSSGPQSPHSHTDTDSLEKPKLKAGGSVESLRSSLSGQSSMSGQTVGTTDSSNSNRESVKSEDGEEDELPYRGPFCGRAMVHTDFTPSPYDTDSLKLKRGDVIDIISKPPMGTWMGLLNSKVGTFKFIYVDVLAEEEDKPKHTRRRRKGRQPKPTSVEELLERINLKEHLPTFLFNGYEDLDTFKLLEEEDLDELDIGDPQHRAVLLTAVELLQEYDGSSDPDRSSQTGGSQEKLLLDRRGLLGDSPRDSGCYESNENLENGGRGKKTSSSLSRSSSGFQSSHLPSPESPGLPPTPTHPSLPLIHPSKTILQTRPEHQSTTLPSQSQSHRSHTHRAMPLRSWSCDNLGLAGKPTPTALGLLPLGELHSDQGLHTTELHTLEDMTPAHTTMSKAKGQGYPTQEEALQQLSTHSEGSFLSSQPLLTSPCSVLSDTLELDMGVPRLTDLLPYTHLKISTPAPGRRPKHRSAKPFLSNPCIPSSPPAMTSDGGSAYKLFSLDGTSLKDDVITEATTQPCSSDPATQTCISDCDLADSPLQSEAHRMQPAGGMETMPVRSVNLGPLLEERLESEGIDLTAEPFSDKYGRYGIPQSLVQRYATYLNQPLTETMYAMDLLRLTQLRRQQRMAVCQKPQTLALGLTAVTDN, from the exons GTGAGGACATAGGTTTTGTAGCCAGTGACATCACTATGAGTGATGAAGAGCGCATCCAGCTGATGATGATGGTCAAGGAGAAGATGATAAGCGTGGAGGAGGCCTTGGCAAGG ctgaaAGAGTTTGAGAGCCAGAGCCGACAGAACTGCAGTACTGATCTTACAGAATGGCCTGATGCTCCCAGTCCAACCGTGAACGAGTCCTCCAACTGCAAC TCATGTGAGCAGTCGGATGGTGAACAGGAGGAGTCCGGGACGTTCAGACGTCTCCATAAGCTGGTCAGCTCCAGTCGTAGGGTCCGCAGGAAACTCCTCAGGATCGACGAGTCCAAGAAGCCTGGGTCTGACGGTGAGACGG AGTCTCTGACTATGGTCGGGCCTGTCCCAGGTGATGCCatgtcctctctgtccctgtaCTCTGGGGTTCAGAGGAAGCAGTCTGGCGCGTTTCACCACGATGACTCCCTGGCCTCCGCCTTGCGCGACCAGCTGACTTATGACCTCCGAGACTCGGACAGtctgaccacctccccctcctcctcctccttggaCACCTgcagcagcaacacacacacccacagcctGGATACGGTCTCCAGCACCAGCCAGCGACTGTCCACAGCCTTCAGTAAGACAG GAGGATCCAGCCCAGCCTGTAGCCCAGGGAGATACCCGGACACAGGCCCCAGCGGCGACGTGAGGGCCGGGGGTAGTGGTTCCTCCCTGTCAGAGATAGAGGTTGGTGGTGGAGAGGATGGACCCAGGATGGCCCGGTCAGTCACGGATGGAGAGATCAGGAGAGTAATCGGCCCACTCAGCTACCATGGG AGAACCTGTAGCTTTGGTGGGTTTGATCTGACCAACCGGTCTCTGCACATGGTCACCGGAGATCAGGATCTCACT AACAAAGATGGGGATGCCAGTGTGAAAGGCGTAGTCAAGTCTCCACAGACGAACCATCGAATCTCTTTGGGCAAGAAAGTGAAGTCCGTGAAAGAAACCATGAGAAAACGCATCTCCAAGAGATACCACTGCGCTCTCTCTGAACAG TTAAGCCCAGACCGTATGTCCAGCGGGCCCCAGTCCCCCCAcagccacacagacacagactcaCTGGAGAAACCCAAGCTGAAGGCTGGAGGGTCAGTGGAGAGCCTGAGGAGCTCCCTCAGTGGACAGAGCTCCATGA GTGGTCAGACAGTGGGCACCACAGACTCCTCCAACAGCAACAGAGAGAGTGTGAAGtctgaggatggagaggaggatgaacTTCCCTACAGAGGACCCTTCTGTGGTCGAGCTATGGTGCACACTGACTTCACCCCCAGCCCCTACGACACGGACTCTCTCAAActgaag AGAGGTGATGTGATTGACATCATCAGCAAGCCTCCAATGGGGACGTGGATGGGCCTGCTGAACAGTAAGGTGGGAACATTTAAGTTCATCTACGTAGACGTTCTGGCTGAGGAGGAAGACAAACCTAAACACACCCGACGGAGGAGGAAGGGACGGCAGCCCAAACCCACCTCTGTAGAGGAACTCCTGGAACGCATCAACCTCAAA GAGCACCTGCCCACTTTCCTCTTCAACGGCTATGAGGACCTGGATACCTTTAAGCTTCTGGAAGAGGAGGATCTAGACGAGCTTGACATCGgagatcctcaacacagggctgTGCTGCTCACCGCTGTGGAGCTTCTGCAGGAGTACGacg GTAGCAGCGACCCGGACCGTAGCAGCCAGACAGGGGGTTCTCAGGAGAAGCTGTTACTGGACCGCCGGGGCCTCCTGGGGGACTCCCCACGAGACTCTGGCTGCTACGAGAGCAACGAGAATCTGGAGAATG GAGGGAGGGGCAAAAAGACGTCTTCTTCCTTGAGCAGGTCCTCGTCTGGTTTTCAATCCAGTCACCTCCCATCCCCAGAGTCCCCCGGCCTCCCCCCCACCCCGACCCACCCCAGCCTCCCCCTGATCCACCCCAGCAAGACCATcttacagaccagaccagagcaccAGTCCACTACCTTACCATCGCAGAGCCAGAGCCATCGCAGTCACACCCACAGAGCCATGCCACTGAGGAGCTGGAGCTGTGATAACTTGGGCCTGGCAGGTAAGCCTACTCCCACAGCCCTGGGGCTGCTCCCCCTGGGGGAGCTTCACTCAGACCAGGGCCTCCACACCACTGAGCTCCACACCCTGGAAGACATGACGCCAGCTCATACCACCATGTCCAAGGCTAAGGGACAGGGCTACCCTACACAAGAGGAGGCCCTACAGCAGTTGTCGACACACTCTGAAGGATCTTTCCTGTCCTCACAACCACTGCTCACCTCACCTTGTAGTGTTCTGTCTGATACGTTAGAGTTGGACATGGGAGTTCCCAGGTTAACAGACCTCCTTCCATACACACACCTCAAAATATCCACTCCAGCACCAGGACGTAGGCCCAAGCATCGTTCAGCCAAGCCTTTCCTGTCAAACCCATGTATACCATCATCACCCCCAGCAATGACCAGTGACGGTGGTAGTGCCTATAAGCTCTTCTCTTTAGATGGCACCTCTTTAAAGGATGACGTTATTACAGAGGCAACAACCCAACCGTGCAGCTCAGACCCGGCAACACAAACCTGTATCTCAGACTGTGACCTTGCGgactctcctctccagtctgaAGCCCACAGGATGCAGCCTGCTGGGGGAATGGAAACTATGCCTGTCAGGTCAGTCAACCTGGGACCCCTCCTGGAGGAAAGACTGGAGTCAGAGGGGATAGATCTGACAGCGGAGCCCTTCTCTGACAAG TATGGTCGTTATGGAATCCCCCAGTCTCTGGTCCAGAGGTACGCCACTTACCTGAACCAGCCTCTAACAGAGACCATGTATGCCATGGACCTGCTCAGACTCACACAGCTCCGCAGGCAGCAGCGCATGGCA GTGTGTCAAAAGCCACAGACCCTAGCGCTTGGACTAACAGCAGTGACTGACAACTGA
- the LOC139553227 gene encoding SAM and SH3 domain-containing protein 1-like isoform X5 translates to MEEICKRKLVQVAESEMEKVELVPTSLQLRSPIQDSLGLSSSSAVSTPETERRLSMHKSSSEDASEGKWDGKRQKNKSFWQNFRKSQKGVVRQTTRSEDIGFVASDITMSDEERIQLMMMVKEKMISVEEALARLKEFESQSRQNCSTDLTEWPDAPSPTVNESSNCNSCEQSDGEQEESGTFRRLHKLVSSSRRVRRKLLRIDESKKPGSDGETESLTMVGPVPGDAMSSLSLYSGVQRKQSGAFHHDDSLASALRDQLTYDLRDSDSLTTSPSSSSLDTCSSNTHTHSLDTVSSTSQRLSTAFSKTGGSSPACSPGRYPDTGPSGDVRAGGSGSSLSEIEVGGGEDGPRMARSVTDGEIRRVIGPLSYHGRTCSFGGFDLTNRSLHMVTGDQDLTNKDGDASVKGVVKSPQTNHRISLGKKVKSVKETMRKRISKRYHCALSEQLSPDRMSSGPQSPHSHTDTDSLEKPKLKAGGSVESLRSSLSGQSSMSGQTVGTTDSSNSNRESVKSEDGEEDELPYRGPFCGRAMVHTDFTPSPYDTDSLKLKRGDVIDIISKPPMGTWMGLLNSKVGTFKFIYVDVLAEEEDKPKHTRRRRKGRQPKPTSVEELLERINLKEHLPTFLFNGYEDLDTFKLLEEEDLDELDIGDPQHRAVLLTAVELLQEYDGSSDPDRSSQTGGSQEKLLLDRRGLLGDSPRDSGCYESNENLENGGRGKKTSSSLSRSSSGFQSSHLPSPESPGLPPTPTHPSLPLIHPSKTILQTRPEHQSTTLPSQSQSHRSHTHRAMPLRSWSCDNLGLAGKPTPTALGLLPLGELHSDQGLHTTELHTLEDMTPAHTTMSKAKGQGYPTQEEALQQLSTHSEGSFLSSQPLLTSPCSVLSDTLELDMGVPRLTDLLPYTHLKISTPAPGRRPKHRSAKPFLSNPCIPSSPPAMTSDGGSAYKLFSLDGTSLKDDVITEATTQPCSSDPATQTCISDCDLADSPLQSEAHRMQPAGGMETMPVRSVNLGPLLEERLESEGIDLTAEPFSDKYGRYGIPQSLVQRYATYLNQPLTETMYAMDLLRLTQLRRQQRMAVCQKPQTLALGLTAVTDN, encoded by the exons GTGAGGACATAGGTTTTGTAGCCAGTGACATCACTATGAGTGATGAAGAGCGCATCCAGCTGATGATGATGGTCAAGGAGAAGATGATAAGCGTGGAGGAGGCCTTGGCAAGG ctgaaAGAGTTTGAGAGCCAGAGCCGACAGAACTGCAGTACTGATCTTACAGAATGGCCTGATGCTCCCAGTCCAACCGTGAACGAGTCCTCCAACTGCAAC TCATGTGAGCAGTCGGATGGTGAACAGGAGGAGTCCGGGACGTTCAGACGTCTCCATAAGCTGGTCAGCTCCAGTCGTAGGGTCCGCAGGAAACTCCTCAGGATCGACGAGTCCAAGAAGCCTGGGTCTGACGGTGAGACGG AGTCTCTGACTATGGTCGGGCCTGTCCCAGGTGATGCCatgtcctctctgtccctgtaCTCTGGGGTTCAGAGGAAGCAGTCTGGCGCGTTTCACCACGATGACTCCCTGGCCTCCGCCTTGCGCGACCAGCTGACTTATGACCTCCGAGACTCGGACAGtctgaccacctccccctcctcctcctccttggaCACCTgcagcagcaacacacacacccacagcctGGATACGGTCTCCAGCACCAGCCAGCGACTGTCCACAGCCTTCAGTAAGACAG GAGGATCCAGCCCAGCCTGTAGCCCAGGGAGATACCCGGACACAGGCCCCAGCGGCGACGTGAGGGCCGGGGGTAGTGGTTCCTCCCTGTCAGAGATAGAGGTTGGTGGTGGAGAGGATGGACCCAGGATGGCCCGGTCAGTCACGGATGGAGAGATCAGGAGAGTAATCGGCCCACTCAGCTACCATGGG AGAACCTGTAGCTTTGGTGGGTTTGATCTGACCAACCGGTCTCTGCACATGGTCACCGGAGATCAGGATCTCACT AACAAAGATGGGGATGCCAGTGTGAAAGGCGTAGTCAAGTCTCCACAGACGAACCATCGAATCTCTTTGGGCAAGAAAGTGAAGTCCGTGAAAGAAACCATGAGAAAACGCATCTCCAAGAGATACCACTGCGCTCTCTCTGAACAG TTAAGCCCAGACCGTATGTCCAGCGGGCCCCAGTCCCCCCAcagccacacagacacagactcaCTGGAGAAACCCAAGCTGAAGGCTGGAGGGTCAGTGGAGAGCCTGAGGAGCTCCCTCAGTGGACAGAGCTCCATGA GTGGTCAGACAGTGGGCACCACAGACTCCTCCAACAGCAACAGAGAGAGTGTGAAGtctgaggatggagaggaggatgaacTTCCCTACAGAGGACCCTTCTGTGGTCGAGCTATGGTGCACACTGACTTCACCCCCAGCCCCTACGACACGGACTCTCTCAAActgaag AGAGGTGATGTGATTGACATCATCAGCAAGCCTCCAATGGGGACGTGGATGGGCCTGCTGAACAGTAAGGTGGGAACATTTAAGTTCATCTACGTAGACGTTCTGGCTGAGGAGGAAGACAAACCTAAACACACCCGACGGAGGAGGAAGGGACGGCAGCCCAAACCCACCTCTGTAGAGGAACTCCTGGAACGCATCAACCTCAAA GAGCACCTGCCCACTTTCCTCTTCAACGGCTATGAGGACCTGGATACCTTTAAGCTTCTGGAAGAGGAGGATCTAGACGAGCTTGACATCGgagatcctcaacacagggctgTGCTGCTCACCGCTGTGGAGCTTCTGCAGGAGTACGacg GTAGCAGCGACCCGGACCGTAGCAGCCAGACAGGGGGTTCTCAGGAGAAGCTGTTACTGGACCGCCGGGGCCTCCTGGGGGACTCCCCACGAGACTCTGGCTGCTACGAGAGCAACGAGAATCTGGAGAATG GAGGGAGGGGCAAAAAGACGTCTTCTTCCTTGAGCAGGTCCTCGTCTGGTTTTCAATCCAGTCACCTCCCATCCCCAGAGTCCCCCGGCCTCCCCCCCACCCCGACCCACCCCAGCCTCCCCCTGATCCACCCCAGCAAGACCATcttacagaccagaccagagcaccAGTCCACTACCTTACCATCGCAGAGCCAGAGCCATCGCAGTCACACCCACAGAGCCATGCCACTGAGGAGCTGGAGCTGTGATAACTTGGGCCTGGCAGGTAAGCCTACTCCCACAGCCCTGGGGCTGCTCCCCCTGGGGGAGCTTCACTCAGACCAGGGCCTCCACACCACTGAGCTCCACACCCTGGAAGACATGACGCCAGCTCATACCACCATGTCCAAGGCTAAGGGACAGGGCTACCCTACACAAGAGGAGGCCCTACAGCAGTTGTCGACACACTCTGAAGGATCTTTCCTGTCCTCACAACCACTGCTCACCTCACCTTGTAGTGTTCTGTCTGATACGTTAGAGTTGGACATGGGAGTTCCCAGGTTAACAGACCTCCTTCCATACACACACCTCAAAATATCCACTCCAGCACCAGGACGTAGGCCCAAGCATCGTTCAGCCAAGCCTTTCCTGTCAAACCCATGTATACCATCATCACCCCCAGCAATGACCAGTGACGGTGGTAGTGCCTATAAGCTCTTCTCTTTAGATGGCACCTCTTTAAAGGATGACGTTATTACAGAGGCAACAACCCAACCGTGCAGCTCAGACCCGGCAACACAAACCTGTATCTCAGACTGTGACCTTGCGgactctcctctccagtctgaAGCCCACAGGATGCAGCCTGCTGGGGGAATGGAAACTATGCCTGTCAGGTCAGTCAACCTGGGACCCCTCCTGGAGGAAAGACTGGAGTCAGAGGGGATAGATCTGACAGCGGAGCCCTTCTCTGACAAG TATGGTCGTTATGGAATCCCCCAGTCTCTGGTCCAGAGGTACGCCACTTACCTGAACCAGCCTCTAACAGAGACCATGTATGCCATGGACCTGCTCAGACTCACACAGCTCCGCAGGCAGCAGCGCATGGCA GTGTGTCAAAAGCCACAGACCCTAGCGCTTGGACTAACAGCAGTGACTGACAACTGA